ACAAAATCATACTGCCCATGCCAACAAAAGAAATATACATCTTCAATAATGCGGGTGACAAACTGAACCCCTCCCTTTTCCGAAAGTATTATATCACAATCTGCAAATTCTGTTGCAAATTTATCTCAGTGCTTCCCCGTATACACAAAAAAAAGCTGAAGTAAAGAAGGGGCGGACAACTTTACTTCAGCCTACATTGACTAAATACCCTATCACCCAGTTCAAACCACCAGTTTGCTTCGTTGCATCTTATGCAGACATCACTCGAATCGCATCCTCGAATGCCTATATTCCCAGCAATTTTCCTAAGAAAATTTTCATTTCCTTAGTTTCGTCCTCCGAGAATGTCAGCCAAATCTTCCATCTCATGGGTTTTTTCACGGGACATCAGTCCGTCAACCGCATCCTTTGGGTTAACACCGTTGAATAAAACATTATACAACGCATTGGTAATTGGCATCTTGACTTCATATTTTTGTGCAAGCTGATACGCTGCTTTGGTCGTCCGAACTCCTTCAACAACCATTCCCATATTCTCAAGAACCTCATCAAGGTTCTGTCCTTTGCCAAGCATGTTGCCAGCACGCCAGTTTCGGGAATGGACGCTAGTACAGGTAACAATTAAATCCCCGATCCCCGTAAGTCCTGAAAAAGTCAGAGGGCTGGCTCCCATTTTCACACCAAGTCGTGCTATTTCGGCAAGCCCCCTGGTTATCAGGGCGGCCTTAGCATTATCTCCATAGCCAAGCCCATCAGAAATGCCGGCAGCCAGGGCGATGATATTTTTAAGTGCGCCGCCAATCTCGACGCCAATTAAGTCCTGGTTAGTATAGACCCTGAAGTTATTATTAATGAACAAGTCCTGGACTTTTTCAGCATCATCCATATCTTTAGAAGAGACAGTGACTGTGGTTGGGTGACGCAAACTCACTTCTTCGGCATGGCTTGGACCAGACAGGACCACAACGCTTTCCAGAAGCTCAGCAGGCATTTCTTCTTCAATCATTTCGGAAATACGGAGCAGGGAATCAGGCTCAATCCCCTTGCTGACATGGACAATGACCCTAGGTTCAGCAGCCAGCTCTGTCATTTTCCTGATTACTTCGCGAATGGCTTTTGTTGGCACTGCCATAATCACCGTTTTTATTCCGTCCAATGCCTCTTGAAGTGAAGAATATCCTATGATGGTTGAAGGCAGCATAATTTCAGGAAGATATTTTTTGTTGGTATGGCTTTGATTGATTTCATCAATCTGTGCGGGATTATGCCCCCATAACCGAACCTCATGTCCATTGTCTGCAAGGACCATGGCCAAAGCTGTTCCCCAGCTTCCAGCACCTAGAACAGCAACTTTCTCTCTCTTCCTTTCCATTAAAACCACAACCTTTATATATTATTTTCTTTGTCTTGCAAAAATCTTGATCGGTGTCCCAGTAAAATCAAAGGCATCCCTGATCCGGTTTTCAAGGAAACGCTCATAAGAAAAATGAAGTAACTCAGGTTCATTAACAAAGACAACAAAAGTAGGCGGCTTTACAGAAACCTGCGTTGCATAATAAATCTTAAGCCTCTTCCCTTTGTCTGTAGGAGTTGGATTCATTGCTACAGCATCCATTATGACCTCATTAAGGATGTTGGTCTGCACTCTCATAGCATGGTTCTCACTTGCCATATCGATCATTGGCATTAATGTATGGATTCGCTTCTTTGTTTTTGCTGAAAGGAACACAATTGGAGCATAGCTTAAGAATTGGAAATGCGCACGGATTTTCTCCTCGAATTCCTTCATTGTCTTCTCATCTTTTTCAATTGCATCCCATTTGTTCACGACGATAATGACCGCACGTCCCGCTTCCTCTGCATATCCGGCGATGTGTTTATCCTGCTCAATGATGCCTTCCTCGGCATTAATGACGATAAGGACAACATCGGATCGTTCGATCGCTCTTAAAGCCCTCAAAACACTATACTTTTCGGTCGTTTCATATACTTTTCCCTTTTTTCGCATCCCGGCAGTATCGATAATGACATATTTTTGTCCGTCATAGGTGACTTGCGAATCGATTGCGTCGCGTGTCGTACCCGCAATATCACTGACAATGACACGGTCTTCACCGAGAATCGCGTTTACTAATGAAGATTTGCCTACGTTTGGCCTGCCGATAAGGGAAAACTTAATTGCATCTTTATCATACTCGTCTTCCTTGGCCTTTGGAAAATGTTTTGCCGCTTCATCCAGCAGATCTCCAAGTCCAAGTCCATGGGAACCGGAAATCGGGAAAGGTTCCCCAAATCCCAGGGCGTAAAAGTCGTAAATCATGTCCCTCATTTCAGGATTGTCGATTTTATTGACTGCGAGGACAACAGGTTTGTTCGAGCGATAAAGAATCTTCGCCACTTCTTCGTCAGCAGAAGTGACACCCTCTCTGCCGTTGACAAGGAAAATGATCACATCAGCCTCATCAATTGCTATTTCTGCCTGTTGGCGGATCTGATCTAAAAATGGCTCGTCCCCCAAATCAATTCCGCCAGTATCAATAATGTTAAAATCATGTGTCAGCCATTCAGCTGAACTGTATATACGATCCCTCGTTACTCCAGGAATATCTTCAACGATCGAAATACGTTCACCAACGATTCGATTAAAAATCGTAGACTTGCCGACATTCGGACGCCCAACGATAGCTACCACTGGTTTCGTCATGAACATCACCCTTTCAATATTCTATTCATGCAGGTCAATAACCTGGCCATAACAATGCCAAACTCAACATCTATAGTTTTCATCATTAATTTAATGCCATCCTTATTGTTTGATTAAATAGATGACATTTATAAAATAAACCCTTCTTGTTAAACAGAAGGGTCTGGCTTAATCAGTTTATCAAAAGATGCCGTAAACAGGCAATGAAAACATTTCTTGTCAATGTTTCACAATAATATACAGATCCTCAGTCAGCAAATGGGCGATTCCATCGAGGATCGCTTCCAGGTTTGCTGCAACCCGCTCCATTTCTTCCTTTGAATCGCAGTGGAAAACGGCTGTTCCTGAAGGGATTTTTTTGGGATTGGTCGTGATGGCAGCAAGGACAAATTTCTCTAGCATCATTGGACACCACTCCCTTCATTTTTCTTTTTCTCAGAAGGCATCCTGATTGCGTTCTCCAATGTCGGCACATCACCGATTACGGTTATCGCCCTTTCAATATCCCGTTCCTGAGGCAGAACAAATACTCCAACTCTCCCATCGTCCAGATCTCTCTTTGCAAGCGGTACGAGTGCCGGCGTCCCGGAATCCCTGTAAACACCCAGCGCGGTTGACAAGTCGTGCAGCACCGCCTGCCGCTGGCCAAGGTTGGCTATTGTGGAACGTGCATTCATGTTCTTGGGTTTTAAAATAAAACCCATTCCATACCGGAGTACTTCTTTCTGTCTTTCCGGGAGACCGATGTTCATAATATAGATATTATCCACATACAGTCCTGCTCCATCAAACCTGGGCTCGATATATTCAATATCAACAATATCCTTCAATTTGCCTCCTGCCATTAACATTTTAGAAACCAGCATCGCCAATATAGCAGCAATCAACCCAACCCATATATTAAAAATCAGATAGGCCAGTGTGCTGACAAGTGAGGTAAGGATCACCAGGTAATTACGGCTTTCAAATGCAATTGCAATGCCCTCGATATACGTTTTCCCTCGCGAGACAAGTTCATAGCTGTCAAGTTCAGTTAGTGTATTTCTCTCCATGTTCCTGACTTCCCTGAATTGTGATGCGGCAAGGGTCAAGAAGGTGATCGCTGTGAATTCCTCTTCCATGATTGCAGGCCCGGCAACCGTCCCAAGTCCTGCAGCGATGAACCCTAAAGCTAAGTGAATGATTTTCCCATGCAGATATGTAGGATATTGACGATAATCGGTCCGCAGCATCAGAAGCCTGGATAATGTTCCGATCGCAATTCCAAAAACAATTGGTAATGTGTATTCATTCATGAAGTCTTCTGTTCCTCCCCTTCCGCTTCATTTAATGTGCTTTTGGACATGACAGCTATGATTGATTCAACAGCAGACCAGGCGATCAGCATTCCCATAGAAATGAATGTAATGTCCATAAAGGTCATGGAGGCAACGGCATATGGAAAATTAAATTGCGATAAAACAACGGAAAATAAAATGTCACCCTGCAAAAAACCTGTTATCAACGACAACATGCGGTTATGATAATCTTTGTGAAGCAAGATCGCTAAATAAAAACCGGCAGCCCCCAGCATAATTTTCCGGTCAAACAATACCCAGACCGGGTCAAATAATTCGAACATCAGAAAACTTGTATAAGCAAGCATAACGATGAATGATGTTAAAAATAAATACAGGAATGAACCAGTCCTTTTTTTCCTTGTTTCTGAGAAAATGAAAAAGGCAATTGCAAAAACAGATAAGTGACACTCGAAAAACAGTAAATCAACGGTGTAAGGTGCAGCAAAAATGACAGCCAACAGACAAACAGCCCATCTTGACCTGTTAGGATCGTTTTTATCCATTATGAAGGTTAACCAGATCCACCCAATCCAGGCCAGCCAGTAAAAGTATAGCCCTTCCATTCTACCCCTCCTATCATTTCCATTATGGTAATCTGTTATGTAATTTAATCTTTTTTGTATAAGATTTTTTACCTGTTCCATGTTAAGAAAAGCAGTATGTTTTTTGCAGAAGAAAAATGGAGTAATCATTGATGTCATGTAAAAGATTATGGGTTTAACGAATGCAAGTATTATTCACTGCAGTAACCCTTAAAAGAGGAGGTGTAAGAATGGGCAAAGATAGACAGGAGAAGAAATTGAAAAATAGCGGACGAGTGGAGTCTGACCGCGACCAGGCGTTGCACTATCCTGGTGCCACAAAATTGCAAAGTCCTGAAGAAGCTCGATCTTTAAATGACGGCAAGTATAGCTAAATTATTATAAAACCTTTGGTTTATACGCTATCGCTTTAATAACAGAAAAGACTCCCCGCCAAAAGCTGGGAGTCTTCTATTTCACTTTAGATATTTCTTCTTTTAGCAAATGCTCGTGTGTCAATGCCTCTTTGATCAAGCCAGTGATGCGTATTACCTGAAATGACAAAAGGAACTTTATGGAGTTCTTCGATTGTATGTACACCTAATGCAGTCATGATAATGGCCATCTCATCTTTTAGTAATTCAATTTCCTTGATCAGGCCCTCTGTTCCATGCTCCATCAAGATTTTCAGCAAAGTTCCTGCCATTGCCGTTGCATTGGCACCTGCCGCAATTCCTTTAACGATATCAAAGCTTGTCTGTATTCCTCCAGAAGAAATAACGAATAGGCTTGGAACAGCAGATTTTGCTTCAATGACAGATGCTGCAGTAGGGATTCCCCAGTCCTCGAAGAAAGTGAGCAATCGGTCCCTCCGCTTATTTTCAATCTCTGCAAAATTGGTCCCGCCAAAACCGCCTACATCTACGTAACGAATTCCATGTTCATACAACCTGGCTGCAGTCTCTGCGCCTATGCCAAACCCGACCTCTTTGACGATTACAGGAATGTCTACAGCTTGATTAATTTCTGCGATTCTCATTAGTGCACCGCTGAAGTTTCTGTCTCCTTCAGGCATTGTCAATTCCTGTACTACATTTAGATGTATTTGCAGACCATCGGCTTTTAACATTTCTATTGCAGCTTCAGCCTGCTCGATTGTGGCTTCACTGCCTAAATTAGCAAGAATGATTCCATCCGGATTCATTTTCCTGACAATTTCATATGTCCTTCGCTCTTCTGGGTCCTTCAACGCTGCCATTTGCGAACCCACAGCAATTGCTGCTCCGGTCTCTCTTGCAGCAACAGCCAGTTCCCGGTTGATTCTTAAAGTTCGCTCCCCGCCGCCGCCTGTCATTGCATTTATAAAAATTGGCGAACTTAAAGAAAGTTCGCCAATTTTAGTCTGCAATTTTACTGAACCCAAATCAGATCCAGGCATGCTCTGGTTTACAAACTTAATATCGTCAAATCCGGTTAGCCGCTTCTGGCCAGTTTCGAGGGCATATTGAATATGGTCCCATTTCCGTTTTGATCTTGACACAATCTATCACCATTACTGTTTAAGATTCTTAAGCTTGTCTCCAATCATATCACCCAGGCTGAAACCTTTTGTTTCTTCAGGAAGTTCATAGTCAAAAGCTTCATTGCTTTCTCTCTCCTCGAACTCCTTCATGCTAAGTGATAGTCTCTGGTCTTCTTTATTAACATCAAGTACCTTCACCTTTACATTCTGCCCTTCCTGAAGGACTTCATGCGGTGTACCGATATGTTTGTGCGAAATCTGCGATATATGCACCAGACCTTCTACTCCCGGGAATACTTCGACGAATGCACCGTATGATACTAAACGTTTTACAGTACCTTCAAGTGTGCTGCCTTTAGGAGCCTTTTCATCAATATCCGCCCATGGTCCAGGAAGTGTTTCTTTGATTGAAAGGGAGATACGCTCATTGTCACGATCCACGCTCAAAACTTTAACCTGGACCTTCTGCCCTTCCTCGACAACATCAGATGGTCTTTCTACATGCTCGTGGGATAGCTGTGATATATGCACAAGGCCATCTACCCCGCCAATATCAACGAACGCCCCAAAGTCAGTAATCCTTTGAACTGTGCCTTCAATTACCTGCCCTGACTGAATTGAAGCTAGCAAGTCCTGTTTTTTCTTTCCTTGCTCTTCTTCTACGACAGCACGATGTGAAAGAATCAGACGGTTTTTCTCCTTATCCAGCTCCACGATTTTGAAGCTGAGCGTTCTGCCTTTGTAGTCAGAGAAATCCTCAACAAAGTGTGATTCTACCAATGATGCTGGAACGAAGCCGCGTACACCAAGATCTACAACCAGCCCGCCCTTTACGACATCTTTCACTTCCGCCTCGAAAACTTCTCCGCTTTCAAACTTGCCCTTTAGCTCTTCCCATGCTTTTTCGGCATCTACTTTTCTTTTTGAAAGGATTAACGCTTCCTCTTCAACCTTTTGCACTTCCAGTTCTAGTTCATCACCGACCGAAACTGCATCTTCTGCTTTTTCAACATGAAGGCTTGACAGTTCGCTGATTGGAATGATTCCATCAAGTTTGCTACCTTCGATATCTACTAAAACTTGCTTTTCTTCCACCTTGGTTACCTGGCCTTTTACACGATCGCCAGCCTCAAAATTTTTTACTTCGACTTGGTTCATATCTTCTGACATATGTACTCCTCCTTAATCCATGACTGCTGCAAAATATATGCTTTGTGGCAGAAAGCCACTTAAAAAACACCATAATTTAGCCACTAAGTGAAAATTCTAAAAATATCTCTTCTTATAAACTTCTTACAAACAGACATTTTTGTCAAGCAAGAAACATTACTTATATTTTGTAATCAGTTTCTGTATTTCACCCATGATCAAGTCAGTTGTCTGTTCTGCATTTAACTTATTTTCTTTAATCGATTCCATATCAATCGGCTCTCCATATACCACCTTCAATGTCTTGAATGCTTTGTATGGACCTATGATCGCACAAGGAACAACATAGGCATTGGATCGAAGAGCAAAGAACCCTGCTCCTGCAAGACCTTTACCCATTTCCCCTGTCTTGCTTCTTGTTCCCTCTGGAAACAGACCTAAAACCTTTCCATCCTTTAAAATTCCTAGACCTTTTCGTAATGCTTCCCTGTCGCTCATTCCCCTCTTTACAGGAAAGGCATTTAAGTGCGGAACAATTTTCCCAAGTACAGGAACAGAGAATAGTTCCTCTTTTGCCATGAAATGGACAGGGCGGGGAGCGGTAATGCCCACAACTGGCGGATCAAGATTGTCGATGTGGTTGGAACATAACAATACACCGCCATCTGCTGGGATATTCTCCCTGCCAATTACCTCGATTCGATATACTGGTTTTAAGACTGCATTCACTAAAGATCTTGCAAACGAATAAACCGTCACTTTCATCCGATCCTTTCAAGCGCCAATTCCATTATTTTTTCGACAACATCTGAAATCGAGAGCGATGTTGTATCTATTTCTACTGCATCTTCTGCCTTTTTCAATGGAGCAACTTCACGTTCCGAATCGATTTTGTCACGTGCCGCTATTTCTTCTTTCAGCTTTTCAAGGTCTGAAGGGAAGCCCTTCTGAATATTTTCGGCATGTCTGCGCTGCGCCCTCTCCTCTACACTGGCAAGCAAGAAGATTTTTACCTCTGCATTTGGCAGTACATGGGTGCCGATATCCCTTCCGTCCATTACTACCCCGCCATCTTTTGCAAACTCCTGTTGGCGCTTGACCATTTCTTTCCTGACAAGTTCGTGGACGGCTACATAAGAAACCTGGTTGGTGACCTCAGCGGTTCTTATGTCATTGGTAACCTCGACTCCATCAAGCAAAACTTTTTGGCCTTTTTCTCCGGGTTGAAGTTCTATGGATGTCTCATTTAGAATATCAATCAATTCGGCTTCGTTATCCAGACTCGCACCTTTATTTAAAGCCTTGTATGTGAGCGCCCTGTACATTGCACCTGTATCGATGTAAACATAAGTAAGTTTTTCAGCCACTATTTTAGCGACCGTACTTTTACCTGCTGCTGCAGGGCCATCTATGGCAATTGAAATTCGTGTATTCATATTTCCTCCTGGTATTCCTTGTTGTTCAATTATAATCTCTTATATTTTAACACAAAAATCGTATAATCCTCGTCCATCATGACTCTTTTTTAAGGCACTTTTAAAAACTTATTCTGACTTATGTGCCATAAACACATAAAAATAAGCAGGCTGCTCACCTGCTTATTCTTTGCCTTGGATAGACCTCAGGACTTCTGAATGGTTATTGTCTGTTACACCCTCGTATTGGGTGATTTGTTTTAGTTCAGGGAAAGCATCGAGCCTATGGAAAAATATCTGTGCAATGACGAGAAAGATCAATTGAATGATAGCGATTTTAATTAAAATTCTTTCAAATGTTTTCATCTTTATTTGCTCCTATATAAAAACTTATATTCTAGTATTGGAGCAAACGGGTGTATTTATTCCATATTAAACCGGCAGTCCTTTTTTCTTCATTTCGAGCTGTCTTTCAAAACAGAATCTTAGGAGCATTTGCCTATCAGTGCCAGAGGAGTCAAAAAATTGGACAGAGGCCTTGTTCATATGGGTTTGGCCTTCAATAATCCGGACAACCTTTCCTAGGAACTTCCGGTACTCATATTCTCCATTTTGCATCGGAAGGACAAACCAGCACTCCACTTCCATATTCTGCTTCAAGTTGCTTTTTTTGTCGATTAAAAGCGCTGCTCCTCCCGCACTGATATCATCGGTAACGGTTGTAAAAGGAGCAAATTCACCTTTTGCAGAATGTACGGCTACATCAACTGAAGTTTCCACCCGAACGTATTGCCTTCTTTGGATCTTGATGAGATGGTCCTTTCCCGGATAAGAGAGAATCACCATTGGGATGTTAAGTTTGATCCTGCCTTTGACTTCAGTTGTAAAGGAATAATGTGAACCTGATTCAGTAACAAAATTGGCTTTCAATGGCGTACCTTCAAGCAGGAATACTGTTCTGTTCGTTTTCAAATTTACAGGATAATCAATGTACAGGTCATTTCCTTTGCGTTCAACAAGCTTACATTTATATTGCTCAAAACTGTCGGAATACTTATGTTCAAGGATTATGTTGTCACCGATTTTTATCATAGCTAATCCACTTCCCCACATTCTGTCTGGCTGTTATTTATTTACGATTTTTCAAGAAATAATTTCCTCGTATTAACGTCATTTCAGATCATAATTCTCCAAACGAAAAGAGCCAGATCCCAGTTGGATTATCGACTCATTAAGCAGCAATCTTTAGAGAAACAGCCATTGTTCCAAGTATATCTTTTATATTTATTATGACATGCCAGGTTAAGATGGTGCAATAGTCCTTTATTGGATTATTTTTACATAAGGAAGAATAACAAAAAAGGGAAAGCACTTCGCTTTCCCTAGACCACGTCCTCATACACTGGTTCTGCATTATGAAGTTTCTCTACTTTTTCTTCCGAACCATCTTCTGCGTTAATGTAGATCCTGAATGTATCATTTCCGAGTGTTCCAGTGAATTCATAGCACAATACTTCTTCGTTGAGATCGTTCAGGATGATTGCCTTTTTTTCATCCATAATTTTAAGATTTGGATTGACCTTCTTTTTCGCTTCTTCATTTGTGATCCCAGGTTGTGGAATTTCCCTGGTTTTATGGGATTTTAAATAATCCTCCGCAGAAAAGCCAATGACATCGCCGTTATCCAATGCTACCTTCATATTGATTGAGTCAGGATAGATTCTTACATCGTCCTGTGTACCAACGAAGGTGAAAACACCAATATTATCATACTGAGCACTTTCAAAAAGATCGAGGTTTTGAAAGTTGTGCTCCTTTAGAAATGCGACTGCTTTGTTAGAAGCATCATTCAAACCTAATGTGGTTTTTTTCACATCACGATTGAGCAGGAACCAGATTGGATATCCGCCTTTTTTAGTAATATCCATATTTGCCTCAAGCCTTGTCTTTCTATTTTCAATAGAGATGCTGTAAAACCCATAATCCGAACCTTTTCCATTTTCGGTAACCTTCACTTCACCTGCATTTCCTACAGGAGCATATTTCCTGGTGATCTTTACGGCTTCTTCTTTGGAAATTTTCTTACCCGGAAGCTTTTTAAAGTTTTCATCTTTTTTCTGAAGATTAATCTGTGCTGGGCCAAAATCAGTTTCCGAGTACCCCTCTACTGTCTTTTCGACTGTCTTGAATCCATCGATGATTGTATTATCGTTCTGTCCTTTTTCAGTAGCAAGGGCAAGCTCTACATCCATCCAGCGAAGATTATTTTCCAGGACCATGTGCTGCACTTCCCTCAAGTCCTGTTGAATTTCACCTGACTGTTCGTATAGAGTCTTTAAGGTTGCATATTCTTTATCTGTTAATGGTTCTTTGTCGAGGTCACGCACTGCTGTTTTATAACTGAAGTTCCCTATATTCGCTAAGAACTCTTCGGTTTTGTTGAATGGCAAAAGTGTTAACGGAAGCTGTCCAACGTCCGTATGTGCCTGCGAAGTGATTTTCCAGACTTCTGCCAGCTGAGGCGACAAGGAACTTCTCGAATTCATTGCAAGTGTTGTGCCAATTTTATCGTTCAATATGTCGATTTGATACGTTAAATCATGGAATGCTCTCTGATAATTATTTTCAGCATTTATCAGCACCGCTGTTTTTTCTCTATGCTCCTGATAACCCCAATACGCCGTTCCGGCAATACCAATGACAAGGATTGCAATGGCTATTCCTCTTAGCAATTCAACTCACCCCTATTTACAAAAAATATGTTTTCCAATCTTCTTGATTTGCGGGCGGCCCCATATCCAGGCACTGGTCGCAGTATCGGGATTGAAATAATACAAAGCATTTCCGGTTGGGTCCCATCCATTGATCGCATCAAGGACAGCTTTTTTTGCAGTCTCATTTGGCGTCAGCCAGATCTGTCCGTCAGCCACAGCGGTAAATGCCCGCGGTTCAAAAATGACACCCGAAATCGTATTCGGAAATGTTGCACTGTCCAAACGATTCAAAATGACAGCAGCTACCGCAACCTGCCCTGTATATGGTTCGCCTCTCGCTTCCCCATAGACCGCATTAGCCATGAGCTGTATATCATTCTGTGAAAATCCGTTCGGTGTGTTAGTTGCTGCTGCCGTCTTGGGTGGTGCCTGTCCGCCTCCTCCGCCAGTTTTACCTCCGCCTGCAGATTCGCCACCCCAGGCGATTTTGGCATTAGGTGTCGCATTCGCGAGCTTTATCTTTGTCTGCCATCCGGCAATTCCATCGACCTTCATACCAAACTCATATTGGAAATTCCGAAGAGCCCAATAGGTTCCCCATCCAAAAACTCCGTCGATTTTGCCATTATAAAAACCAATATGCTTAAGTCGTGATTGTAGTTCAATCACATCCTCTCCTACTGCTCCCTGCTGCAGCACCTGGCTCGTAAACGCTTCTGCCCGCTGATCGACTTCACTAAATTGCACTAACGTCATGATTAAAGCCATCGCGGCCATCACCTTCAAGATAGACCGATATTTCTTCATTGATTGCCAACCCCCAAAGATGTGAACTAAAAAGATTACTCCTATTTTTTGTTAAGAGATGACTTTTATTCCACAAAACAAAAAAACCCTCCATTTTTTATAAAAGAAGAGTTTTTCAGATAGTATATTGCTTATCTATGTGCTGAAGTGTCAGCACCCGGGCTTTCTTAACTTTTCTCAAGCCAAGCCACCAGAGGAATATCATGAAGGGAACCATGAGCACCATCCAGTCCTCCCGTGTCATAAGGATGAAATCATAAACCCCATGAAGTAAGACTGGCACTGATAATGACATTAGGATCCATTTTTTCTGCAACCTTGATGAAAATTTTGCCTTTCCTATATAATAACCCATTATGACCCCAAAGAGGGCATGGCTGGAAACTGGCAAAAGCGCCCTGCCAATTGCATCCTGGAGACCATTTGCCAACAGGTAAAAAATATTTTCCGCTGAAGCAAAACCAAGTGAGACAGAAGCACTATAAATGATTCCGTCATAAGGTTCATCAAAAGAAATATGCTGAAAAATCGTATAATAAAGGATAAACCACTTGAAGAATTCTTCTAAAAGACCCACTGTACCGAACGCTTTGGAAAAATCACCCTGGAAAAGTCCTTCGGCAGCCAGTACATATTGGATAAACATAAGCGGAAATACAAGCAATGCTCCGAATATAAACATTTTAAACACCAAAGATAGCGGTTCTGACTCATATTGATCCTTCAAATAAAAATAGCTTAACAGCGCCAGACCCGGAGCTACCCCGGCAGTAACTATTCCCAGCATATGCTGTCCTCTTTTCAATTTGTTTTTTTAATCGTATCATGTAATTAGAAGAAAGAAAATGGATTATTATTCTTTCTCATTGGTCTTTTCGGAGGTAATAGTTTTGAAGAAGAATATATTATTGATCCATACTGGCGGAACCATTTCCATGAGTGAGGATACAAGCGGCGCAGTTAAACCAGGAATGAACAATCCCTTGACACAAGGAACAGAGCTATTTTCAAATATAGCGGATCTTGTGGTCGAAGAACCTTTCAATTTGCCATCACCACACATCACACCTAAAGAGATGATGAAGTTAAAATTCATCCTGGAGGAATATGACCAAAAAGGGAATATCGATGGGGCAGTGATCACTCATGGTACAGATACCCTTGAAGAAACGGCATACTTTTTGGATCTGACTTGCCGGACAAGCTTTCCAATCGTCGT
The nucleotide sequence above comes from Mesobacillus jeotgali. Encoded proteins:
- a CDS encoding capping complex subunit for YIEGIA, whose translation is MMLEKFVLAAITTNPKKIPSGTAVFHCDSKEEMERVAANLEAILDGIAHLLTEDLYIIVKH
- the fni gene encoding type 2 isopentenyl-diphosphate Delta-isomerase, with the protein product MSRSKRKWDHIQYALETGQKRLTGFDDIKFVNQSMPGSDLGSVKLQTKIGELSLSSPIFINAMTGGGGERTLRINRELAVAARETGAAIAVGSQMAALKDPEERRTYEIVRKMNPDGIILANLGSEATIEQAEAAIEMLKADGLQIHLNVVQELTMPEGDRNFSGALMRIAEINQAVDIPVIVKEVGFGIGAETAARLYEHGIRYVDVGGFGGTNFAEIENKRRDRLLTFFEDWGIPTAASVIEAKSAVPSLFVISSGGIQTSFDIVKGIAAGANATAMAGTLLKILMEHGTEGLIKEIELLKDEMAIIMTALGVHTIEELHKVPFVISGNTHHWLDQRGIDTRAFAKRRNI
- the der gene encoding ribosome biogenesis GTPase Der; this encodes MTKPVVAIVGRPNVGKSTIFNRIVGERISIVEDIPGVTRDRIYSSAEWLTHDFNIIDTGGIDLGDEPFLDQIRQQAEIAIDEADVIIFLVNGREGVTSADEEVAKILYRSNKPVVLAVNKIDNPEMRDMIYDFYALGFGEPFPISGSHGLGLGDLLDEAAKHFPKAKEDEYDKDAIKFSLIGRPNVGKSSLVNAILGEDRVIVSDIAGTTRDAIDSQVTYDGQKYVIIDTAGMRKKGKVYETTEKYSVLRALRAIERSDVVLIVINAEEGIIEQDKHIAGYAEEAGRAVIIVVNKWDAIEKDEKTMKEFEEKIRAHFQFLSYAPIVFLSAKTKKRIHTLMPMIDMASENHAMRVQTNILNEVIMDAVAMNPTPTDKGKRLKIYYATQVSVKPPTFVVFVNEPELLHFSYERFLENRIRDAFDFTGTPIKIFARQRK
- a CDS encoding YpzI family protein; translated protein: MGKDRQEKKLKNSGRVESDRDQALHYPGATKLQSPEEARSLNDGKYS
- a CDS encoding NAD(P)H-dependent glycerol-3-phosphate dehydrogenase — its product is MERKREKVAVLGAGSWGTALAMVLADNGHEVRLWGHNPAQIDEINQSHTNKKYLPEIMLPSTIIGYSSLQEALDGIKTVIMAVPTKAIREVIRKMTELAAEPRVIVHVSKGIEPDSLLRISEMIEEEMPAELLESVVVLSGPSHAEEVSLRHPTTVTVSSKDMDDAEKVQDLFINNNFRVYTNQDLIGVEIGGALKNIIALAAGISDGLGYGDNAKAALITRGLAEIARLGVKMGASPLTFSGLTGIGDLIVTCTSVHSRNWRAGNMLGKGQNLDEVLENMGMVVEGVRTTKAAYQLAQKYEVKMPITNALYNVLFNGVNPKDAVDGLMSREKTHEMEDLADILGGRN
- a CDS encoding YIEGIA family protein, which produces MNEYTLPIVFGIAIGTLSRLLMLRTDYRQYPTYLHGKIIHLALGFIAAGLGTVAGPAIMEEEFTAITFLTLAASQFREVRNMERNTLTELDSYELVSRGKTYIEGIAIAFESRNYLVILTSLVSTLAYLIFNIWVGLIAAILAMLVSKMLMAGGKLKDIVDIEYIEPRFDGAGLYVDNIYIMNIGLPERQKEVLRYGMGFILKPKNMNARSTIANLGQRQAVLHDLSTALGVYRDSGTPALVPLAKRDLDDGRVGVFVLPQERDIERAITVIGDVPTLENAIRMPSEKKKNEGSGVQ
- the rpsA gene encoding 30S ribosomal protein S1 → MSEDMNQVEVKNFEAGDRVKGQVTKVEEKQVLVDIEGSKLDGIIPISELSSLHVEKAEDAVSVGDELELEVQKVEEEALILSKRKVDAEKAWEELKGKFESGEVFEAEVKDVVKGGLVVDLGVRGFVPASLVESHFVEDFSDYKGRTLSFKIVELDKEKNRLILSHRAVVEEEQGKKKQDLLASIQSGQVIEGTVQRITDFGAFVDIGGVDGLVHISQLSHEHVERPSDVVEEGQKVQVKVLSVDRDNERISLSIKETLPGPWADIDEKAPKGSTLEGTVKRLVSYGAFVEVFPGVEGLVHISQISHKHIGTPHEVLQEGQNVKVKVLDVNKEDQRLSLSMKEFEERESNEAFDYELPEETKGFSLGDMIGDKLKNLKQ
- a CDS encoding YphA family membrane protein, with protein sequence MEGLYFYWLAWIGWIWLTFIMDKNDPNRSRWAVCLLAVIFAAPYTVDLLFFECHLSVFAIAFFIFSETRKKRTGSFLYLFLTSFIVMLAYTSFLMFELFDPVWVLFDRKIMLGAAGFYLAILLHKDYHNRMLSLITGFLQGDILFSVVLSQFNFPYAVASMTFMDITFISMGMLIAWSAVESIIAVMSKSTLNEAEGEEQKTS